The Neodiprion pinetum isolate iyNeoPine1 chromosome 5, iyNeoPine1.2, whole genome shotgun sequence genome segment GTCAGTTTTCGAGTACTTTCAACTATACCGATTATCACACGGCACCTTTAACGAACAGGGCAAAGTTCATCTTCCGACGTCCGTCCTTGTCTTACGTTAGCAACGTGTTTGTTTTACCATTTCGACCGACCGTATGGATAGCGAGCATGGTGTTCATCATACTGGTATCCGTTCTCCTGTACGTCGCCTGGAAATGGGAATGGCACACTACCCCGAATGAAGTAAGGGAAAAGCTCCTGTTGTCCGGAAATACAGCTCGCATTTCGTTCAGTGACAATATGCTCATTATGATCGGGGCAGTTTCTCAGCAAGGTACACGGTTTACTcgacttttttagttaaacaaggctttaacgtcaatttattgttgcacgagcattaaattttcgcaacagttgcaagaaaatctagtaacagtgatcgtattgagaaagaatagcaacggataccagactttccggtaacagctagaaaactaattttcattttctacctagatctatatttttcgattgtggtaaaaattaaaaatcgttaaggactgaacggtaaccggaactaaaaatttccctcggtgtataatctatgtgtcagtatttttctcattttttttttctcgtttcgtCGAGCTTAATTTTGTAGCCAACATAACGATTCAGGATCTACGTTCGAGCCGCGCCGGGTTTCCACACGGATTATCGTACTGATGATGTTCATCGCGCTTTTGAGCCTGTACACTTCCTACACCGCAAACATAGTCGCTTTACTCCAATCCTCAACTGGTTCTATCAATACCTTGGACAAGCTTTTACGCAGTTCTTTGAAGATCGGGGTCGCCGATATCGTCTACAATCGTTACTTTTTACCGGTAAGAATTTTGTACGCAGTACATGAGACTCTTCGCGATACGAATATAAaagtaattagaaaacaatgtGGTACCTATAACAACATCTCGTTACATGTATAAGCGAAATAATTCTACGTTTCGGTAATCCAGGTGGATTTGAGGGAGTTTTGATAAATGATTGATCGTATAGGCAACGTTAATCGATCGATACACGTATAAGATACGAAACGAAAAATCCGAGAAATGAACATATAAATTTTACGACGCTTTGTTAAAATTGTGCACAACACCCGGTTATCGATTTAATCCGGGTTTCGGAAAAGACTCACGTTATCATATCGTAGAATCTTTTCCTGCAACGACTAAATGACCCaaggatttttcatttcacggcGTTGTACACTCTAATCCTTATATCACAATAACGAATTTCTCTATTCGTCCAGACGTTTCAAGACCCAGTTCGCAAGGCTATATACGAGCAAAAAGTTGTACCAAAAGGTCAAAAGCCAGCGTGGATGAGCATGGAAGAGGGAGTGCGAAGGCTGAGGAACGGGCAATTCGCGTTTCACGCTGAATTAGGTTCGGCCTACAAATTGGTGCAGGAGACATTCCACGAGGACGAGAAGTGCGGTATTCAAGAAATCGACTATATGAACATCCTCGATCCTCTTTTAGCTATCCAAAAGCGCTCACCGTATCTGGAGATAATAAAagttgggtaagatcacgttgTAGAAATTGAAACGTACGTATTAGGCGAATGTAATACAGTTTTCGACAGCCTTATCATCGCTCAGCTTCAATGAGATACGTTGCTTGGGCGTTTTTTAATGCCGCCTATCGCAAATTACTATTCTTCAAATTGACGGTATAACTAATGAGAAAATCATTCTCACTCGCAGGGCGCTGAAGTTGCGCGAAAGCGGATTACAGACCCGTTACATAACACGATTATACTCAAAAAAGCCGACATGCAACGGTCACACCAGCTTCGTGAGCGTTGGCTTGATCGACGTTTACGCAGCCTTCGCAATAATTGTTGGTGGCGTATTATTGTCGCCGATTGTTCTCTTATTCGAGTTCATCTGGTATCGACGAAAAGTGTAACGCGATGCTGCGGGGAAGAAATCATCCAATAAACGCAGCAGACATTCCTTCGAAGATTCTTCTGAGTGGTCGCAAAGTAGTAAAGTAGTAAAGTAGTACAAAGTTATTCGCATAATAGGTCTCAGATTTGTCTTTTTTCCtaattatttgaaactcgAATATTACACAGACTTATAATATCAGAGTCTTATATCAACAACGATTAATTAAAACTTGTATCGCCAAAGGTAGCCATGTAAGACTATCGCATACTAGACAGCCTCATCATCAGAACTCCTCTTATCTACGATTAACTTTGTAAAATCTCGAGACGTACTTGGCGCGGTTATCTATCTACACACTCGTAAATTAAATTGTCGTACtatgaacgtagaaaaaactTTCTTGATACATCTGTATCTATCAATTATTACAAacttcgttttctttttcgactGTGTACAGGTTCGATCAAATGGTGTGATCAAACGCGAACTTTGGACGTATTTTTTACCCAAGGGAACATTGATCGACAGTAAAAGATGAACAAGTACATATACAATCAGTGGCTGAATACTTAATTAATATTGCAAATTACACGCAGATTCTGCAGCTAAGAACGAATTGTATTTGCCTTTTTGATTTTGGATTATTTTCCATATTGGAATAACCTACATTTTTGTGACAGTATTCTACATTTTCAGCAAAACTGTCTTCTTCAAATGTCATCGGTCGAGATATTTTGAGAAAGCTACTTAAAATGGGTCCAGATTTGAACGATGAACTCGAATCAAAATCGAATTTATTAACGTAATATAACTGGCATTGAAATTTACGGGGAGATGgattattgaagaaaaatgaaacaagatTTGTGCACAAATTGTCTTGCACAAGTGTACCAATATACACAAGACTTTTAATTTTACTGGTAAAAGTTCTTAGCGGGCGATAGCGTGTCACCATATTTGCCCAAGATTAAGAATTGCAACTATGTGCGGACAAATTGACGTTGACGGAACGTTTCTAGAAGCCTACTAGCACCCGTATACTGAGCCTCGCACACGTTGTCAGAAGTATATTGTACGtttttttgaatcgttttttcacgtttctGAAAGTAGATTTTAGTAAGCACGTTTTAATGGACTTAGAAATACCGGGTCCATGAAACGACTAATATAAGTTGTAGAATTTACTCCAGTTGTCGCTAGTCATTGCCCAGTTATTCGAACATAAATTGACATAATTGAGAAAGGTCACAAAGTATGCTCAAGTATCTGCTTAATAAAATCTTGATAAAGAAAGATAACGATTGAACGCAGTACGCTCTCTCTTGTCTATGTAGTAAgcaaaaatatatgttttgGGTGCACATTTAAAAACCAGAAGTAACATTGTTGTTTGGTTTCAATTACGAACGAAACTGCAGTCGCATGTATTTCATATCACAATACCGTTCGAATAATATATTCTTtcgttataaataataaattagtgGAAACTATACACGTACAGTAGTTAATATCGCATTGACACACGTTATTGTAATGCATAAGGAAACAATTCTGCCTAGCTCATTTCAATTAGTCACTGGATTAGTCACCTTTGTCGGATTGTGCTGAACACGTAAAATTAGCTTCGCGCGATGCGCTGATGCGATTTTATTAAAAGATTTTGCCCCAGCTCAATTCAAAAAGCATATCAAGTGTCTCGCTACACAAAGGGTACGGGAATGAGTTACAACTGTGTCCACTCACGTAAGTGTGAACGAGCAGATCGCAGAGATCGATGGATCGAGAGCAAAACACTCGTTAGATTACCGATACAATCAAGTTTCAAACCAGCTGTCAAGTGATGTAAGATTTGATTTTAAACTCTGGCTGGTAGAAAATGCTGATAATAATTCTTAGTGTAATCGAGCATCAAATCTAAGGTACACTCAGGCAAATCCTCTACGCAGGTAGCGGGATTGCCAGCAAATCGTGTGAACGAAGGCACGACAGTTTCCGGAGGCACCACAGCGCCATCCTCGATGAAGCAGCAGTCTTTCAAAATGCATCTCCTTCCCTGGAATTTATTCACGGTTTTAGCTTAAAGAAACATGAATGTAGATCGCGTCGAAATGAATACATCGAGTGATTTGAAATCGCGAATTATAAATGTAATTGTCTAAGCACGCCTTTCCTCTTCTCGTTgcattataaaaatatacgtacaatCAGAGCATCCTTTCCTATGTGAACGTAAGAACCAACGACTGCTGCATTAACAACTGCTCGCTCACCAACGAACACGTGATCTCCCATTTGAAGAGGAAAGAAGGCTACGCTGTGGATATCGTGTacgaaaaattaaactttgttCGTACGCAATCATGAGGAAGAGAAATTAAACTGGGGAACTTGCAGCCATGAGCTGTTTGTATACAAAAGTATTGCATCGCTTtagatgaattattaaacattaaaccaattgaattgaaaattaaaccaAAGCAGGAGGAGTGGTGTTCATCAGAAGTAGCGGTCACTATTCAAATGAGTAATTTACTAGATTTTGTCAGAGGTCAACAGCCTAccattttccaataatttgCTCTCCACATCTGGTTACAGATATCAATAGTGAAATGCATTGCGTTGAAGTACTAATGCAAAGTTGGTATGACATAAAATCGAATATCCGTCTTTGCAACAATGATGCTTATATTCTATAAACTTCTGTTAATTTGAAAAGATTGTCAACGAATGATTCAAACTAAGCAATGTCAATTTacttaaaaatatattagCAAATTATAAGAAATTTGCTAAAGTATATACCGTTTGGAAGTCATTCTAATTGGAAATACAATATGAAGTTGATGCTAGCGATCAAAGTTGACGGTCACGTGCAGTAAACTTGTTATGAATATGATAATTCAGTAAGGTAATACGCAAGATACTCTGAAAATATTACTAGCTTTCCATAAGGTTTGATAAAATGTCGTTTGCTTGACTTATTTTAATGGAAACAGGAATTTTGGGTGTTGACTGTTACAGTTAGCTTTAACTTCATGAATATAACCACAACTTATCACTTCCAAAATAAACAGAGTTGATTAAATTCTATGACAACGTTTAAAAGATCCATGATCGACAATATAGTTTATATTTTTGGTCGACAGCTCATATTTTAACTGCATCTAGCTGCGAGACGTGGTAACAACGCAACTGATTCCACCTTCTCTCTAAAGCAACTATTATACTATAAAAATGCGGAAATTCTAATAACAATTTTCAGTTCATGAACAAATGTCTTAATTTAAAATGTACACAGTAACCTGTAGGTCTAAAATTTGATAGTAAAGAATCGCTGCTCGACAAACGTGTCGCAATTATTAGAgatcagttttgaaaatggtACCGCTTACCCcttgctgaattttttgaacgGAGGACGAATAACGACGTTCTTGCTGATGATGCAGTAACGGCCGGTTCTAACATTTGCCAGGTCACCTCTGATAATAGCGTCAGATTGAACGATAACTTTACCATGAAGAACTATGTTCTGTGATCCACAGAGCACTGTTTGCCTGCTCACTTTGTTACCCGAAGCCTGTTTAGAGAATTCACCAACATTCGGAATTTCAGATTGAGGTTATAAGTTAGGTTATGTTAGGTTATGTCTCAAGGCTTCAGCTGTCAAATATACGAACCGTCTCGACGTATTCCGCCTTGTTGTAATAAATATCTTGAGGCTCCATATCGATGGTTTTTCTTTCAGCTGTTGTTTTGTCCGAGTATCAACTATTCACAATTACAACAACCCCGTTACCGAATTCTAACGATGACACAAGTTCCTGGCCTGGAAACACCCGGAAACGTCAGCAGCTAGGTGTGATTTTCTGACAATTCTGACGCGCGATAGTTCGGTTAAAGAACGCCACACGTCGCTGCCATCGACGAATCCATACGAATACACACGACATTACAGCGCCTGAAAATGCGTAATACGTTGTACACGGCAGTAACGCTAAGCGCGATATGTAAGGCGTTATTATCAATCATCGAAGTCGGTATTACGCAAGGAAATACAAAGAACAAATGATATTACTTAGTTTATTTGTGTCTCAATCGGAACTTGTAGTAGATCGTATTTTTTGTCAATGTAGTATCAATATACGAAATTTATTGGTCTTCTGTAGCATTCCGATAGATTTAGCTACGAAGACAAATACATTTTGTATTCTTACAAAATTCGAGTATATATCTTTTTTATCTATTTAGGCTTACTCCGATTTTCTTCCCTTCACCACTGGATGATCTATGGAACTTTTCGAAAGTAGAAATTAGGGTTAAAAGTAGATTCAGGTTTACAGtaaaaagatgaaaacaaTCTACTTATCTTACTTATGCAACAAATTATATAACActgaaataatgaattccACCAATAGCAACTCCGTCAAAGTCACGTTGATTAAACAGGGAGGGATAACACAAGAATTTTTGGACttgtttcaacttttatgCAACATTACAGAGAATCGATTCAATCATAATCAAATTACCGAGAAAAGCCTGAGCCAAATTAATTTTTGGCACTAGCTTTCGCAGTTTATCATCTAAATAGACCAATTCATACACGTCGTGGTTTCAACAAAAAGAAGCTTTGTACCATAATTCAGATGCGGCTTAtagttcgaaaataaaattggttgagagctgaattttttccatttttacaaaatacaagCGACAAATCTACTCCGGTCTCAATATCGAGTGGCGTGCAAAAAGGAATCCCTTACTGGATGTTTTGCCGCCTGTAACTATGACAACGAGGGCATTGTGGTGTACAGGTAAGAGGTGTCCAGGTACAAGTTGTGGCAGACATATCGATAGGATTATTCCGACAAAAAGAGTGCAGAAGCCGGTAACGTGACGTGGATCACCGAGTGTTCAACTGCAAAAAATGTCGCTATTTAAAACACGGGAGTGGTGGAGAACGCATTGCGGCGAAAACGAGGCGTTCGACAATCACAGTTTGTTGGTAACCCCGTTGTTCGGACCTGACATTCACAACGTCATTATCGTCGGCAGCCACAACGGATACCTCAGAATTTATAAACCGTCGTCAAAGTGGATTGAAGAGGGAAAAACTTTGACTGGATACAAACCGACGGATCTAATTCTCGAATCGTCGCTAGAAAAACCAATCATTGATCTAAACGTCGGTAAATTTGTATCGTGAGTGAAAACAAAAGcattaattcaaaatattgcaCGATGTGATTATTTTCtgagcaaagaaaaaaaaaataaaaaatacacattaGTTACGAAAAGAAAGGTTCATGCATTTGGAAATTCATATTATTCGATAATTTCAGCGGATCGCAAAATCTACACTTGGCGGTACTGTCTCCGTCAAATTTGATCGTCTACAATGTATCGATGATTGGCAACGCGGCCGATGAGGgtttgttgaaattgaaattacaaacATTTAAAGTAAAGTAGAAACGTACAAGAGAGAGGCATTGAAAACTCTGTGACAAATGTAGAGTTTGAGGGAATAACTGCACGTCaagttggaaaaaagaaaacgaaagaaaaagaatttagGATGTATGAAGAAGAACGAGTACAGAAGTCAGCCTGAACAATCAGCCATCGGAGATTGTTTAATGTGGCAAAGGATTTGGCCTCACTTGCAGTTTACACAGCGCTTTCACCGTCCGTGACATCTTTTAGGGTCAACAATATTTAAGCACTCCGAGCTGAGCTGAGCTGAGCTGAGCTGATCGTGAGCTGAGCGCGGCTGCGCAGC includes the following:
- the LOC124220715 gene encoding ionotropic receptor 75a-like isoform X2 produces the protein MFIAPTKWLLLQDSRNDGNVSDKPSRIMDREIFQLFANMSIFPDSDVVIGQRVKSDFIKLISIYRPSNVRNLVIEDRGYWKDGLGITLNSTRISSVRRKNLQGTPLKSCLVITDPDSINHLTDFEDRHIDTIAKVNYPWILSLVEIMNATVSFETVESWGYRASNNTWSGMIGMLDRKEIDLGGTALFFTKERIDVIQYISLYTPTRAKFIFRRPSLSYVSNVFVLPFRPTVWIASMVFIILVSVLLYVAWKWEWHTTPNEVREKLLLSGNTARISFSDNMLIMIGAVSQQGSTFEPRRVSTRIIVLMMFIALLSLYTSYTANIVALLQSSTGSINTLDKLLRSSLKIGVADIVYNRYFLPTFQDPVRKAIYEQKVVPKGQKPAWMSMEEGVRRLRNGQFAFHAELGSAYKLVQETFHEDEKCGIQEIDYMNILDPLLAIQKRSPYLEIIKVGALKLRESGLQTRYITRLYSKKPTCNGHTSFVSVGLIDVYAAFAIIVGGVLLSPIVLLFEFIWYRRKV
- the LOC124220715 gene encoding ionotropic receptor 75a-like isoform X1, coding for MVAHVQLLIRISSFLITTKLPSIKQKTAASVLYEMANSAGMFIAPTKWLLLQDSRNDGNVSDKPSRIMDREIFQLFANMSIFPDSDVVIGQRVKSDFIKLISIYRPSNVRNLVIEDRGYWKDGLGITLNSTRISSVRRKNLQGTPLKSCLVITDPDSINHLTDFEDRHIDTIAKVNYPWILSLVEIMNATVSFETVESWGYRASNNTWSGMIGMLDRKEIDLGGTALFFTKERIDVIQYISLYTPTRAKFIFRRPSLSYVSNVFVLPFRPTVWIASMVFIILVSVLLYVAWKWEWHTTPNEVREKLLLSGNTARISFSDNMLIMIGAVSQQGSTFEPRRVSTRIIVLMMFIALLSLYTSYTANIVALLQSSTGSINTLDKLLRSSLKIGVADIVYNRYFLPTFQDPVRKAIYEQKVVPKGQKPAWMSMEEGVRRLRNGQFAFHAELGSAYKLVQETFHEDEKCGIQEIDYMNILDPLLAIQKRSPYLEIIKVGALKLRESGLQTRYITRLYSKKPTCNGHTSFVSVGLIDVYAAFAIIVGGVLLSPIVLLFEFIWYRRKV
- the LOC124220731 gene encoding dynactin subunit 5, translated to MEPQDIYYNKAEYVETASGNKVSRQTVLCGSQNIVLHGKVIVQSDAIIRGDLANVRTGRYCIISKNVVIRPPFKKFSKGVAFFPLQMGDHVFVGERAVVNAAVVGSYVHIGKDALIGRRCILKDCCFIEDGAVVPPETVVPSFTRFAGNPATCVEDLPECTLDLMLDYTKNYYQHFLPARV